The following proteins come from a genomic window of Rhodohalobacter sp. 614A:
- the ade gene encoding adenine deaminase, translated as MKTVQGKIVDPVSRRIFNGEIEIKDGKISDVRETDGVPDQYIMPGLIDSHIHIESSMLIPSEFARLAVRHGTVATVSDPHEIANVCGKKGVEYMIKNGKKVPLKFYFGVPSCVPATTFETAGAELDKEDVEKLLQRDDIHYLSEMMNWPGVLNDDPDVLAKIDAALKLGKPIDGHAPGLKGEKAKKYAAAEISTDHECFTIEEAIDKLEAGMLIIIREGSAAKNYNALVKLFDTYPDKLMFCSDDKHPDDLIQGHINELVVRTLSHGYDLFDILHASSVLPIRHYGLKVGLLQKGDSADFIIVDQPESMKVKETWIDGEPVFQDGKVLFSKVNARKINHFTSHKITPEDVILKSDNENQPLIVAEDGQLVTKKEIAKLSIQNGIVQPDPDRDILKIAVVNRYEKKPPAIAFIKNFGLKNGAIASSVAHDSHNIIAVGSSDEFICKAVNMIMEQKGGISAVSDEKEDILPLPIAGIMSDEKGEDVAAGYERLSKMSKTMGSSLNAPFMLISFMALLVIPSLKLSDKGLFDGETFEFVKQ; from the coding sequence ATGAAAACAGTTCAGGGAAAAATAGTTGATCCGGTTTCGCGAAGAATCTTTAACGGAGAAATTGAAATTAAAGATGGCAAAATATCAGATGTTCGGGAGACAGACGGTGTGCCCGACCAGTATATTATGCCCGGCCTTATTGATTCGCACATTCACATTGAAAGCTCGATGTTGATTCCGTCTGAATTTGCCAGGCTTGCCGTCCGACATGGCACCGTAGCCACCGTTTCTGATCCCCACGAAATTGCCAATGTGTGTGGGAAAAAGGGTGTTGAGTATATGATCAAAAATGGAAAGAAAGTCCCCTTGAAATTTTATTTTGGCGTGCCTTCCTGCGTTCCCGCAACTACTTTCGAAACCGCCGGAGCAGAACTTGACAAAGAAGATGTAGAGAAACTTCTGCAACGCGATGACATTCACTACCTCTCCGAAATGATGAACTGGCCGGGAGTTTTAAATGATGATCCTGATGTTCTGGCTAAGATTGATGCAGCTTTAAAGCTTGGAAAACCAATTGACGGACACGCGCCGGGACTGAAAGGAGAAAAAGCAAAAAAATACGCGGCCGCCGAAATATCTACCGATCACGAATGCTTTACCATTGAAGAAGCGATTGATAAACTTGAAGCCGGTATGTTGATTATCATTCGTGAGGGAAGTGCTGCAAAAAACTACAATGCTCTCGTTAAGCTATTTGATACATATCCGGATAAGTTGATGTTCTGTTCGGACGACAAACATCCGGATGATTTAATTCAAGGACATATTAATGAGCTTGTTGTACGTACCCTTTCTCATGGTTATGATCTTTTTGATATTCTTCACGCTTCATCCGTTCTTCCAATTCGTCATTACGGCTTGAAGGTCGGACTGCTGCAGAAAGGTGATTCGGCCGATTTCATTATTGTTGATCAGCCTGAATCGATGAAGGTAAAAGAAACCTGGATTGACGGAGAGCCGGTATTCCAGGATGGCAAAGTTCTCTTCTCAAAAGTTAACGCCAGGAAGATTAATCATTTCACCTCTCATAAAATCACGCCGGAAGATGTAATTCTGAAATCAGACAACGAAAATCAACCCCTGATTGTGGCCGAAGACGGGCAGTTAGTAACAAAAAAAGAGATTGCTAAACTTTCCATTCAGAATGGAATTGTTCAACCGGATCCCGACCGGGATATCCTGAAAATTGCTGTAGTAAACCGCTATGAAAAAAAACCGCCGGCCATTGCATTCATCAAAAATTTCGGCTTAAAAAACGGGGCTATAGCCTCCTCTGTAGCCCATGATTCGCATAATATTATTGCCGTGGGTTCTTCTGATGAGTTCATCTGCAAAGCCGTCAACATGATTATGGAACAAAAAGGTGGAATTTCCGCCGTTTCTGATGAGAAGGAAGACATTCTTCCGCTTCCCATTGCAGGAATCATGAGTGATGAAAAAGGAGAAGATGTTGCTGCCGGTTATGAACGCCTCAGTAAAATGTCCAAAACCATGGGAAGTTCGTTGAACGCCCCATTTATGCTGATTTCTTTTATGGCTCTGCTTGTGATTCCAAGTCTCAAACTAAGTGATAAAGGACTCTTTGATGGTGAGACGTTTGAGTTTGTGAAGCAGTAA
- a CDS encoding OsmC family protein, whose protein sequence is MDSKAIRDLQAPLKEKYKKDPESALITLKASGKLEEGVSCKIETGQAMVKAGLHPATGGSGMAVCSGDMLLEALVACAGVTLNAVSTAIDCPLKDATISAEGDLDFRGTLGVSKEAPVGFKEIRLHFDLKTEASDDQIETLLKLTERYCVVYQTLVSKPSITINHSK, encoded by the coding sequence ATGGATTCAAAAGCAATACGTGATCTTCAGGCTCCCCTCAAAGAAAAATATAAAAAAGACCCTGAATCGGCCCTCATCACATTAAAGGCATCCGGAAAATTGGAAGAAGGAGTTTCCTGCAAAATTGAGACGGGACAGGCAATGGTCAAAGCCGGCCTTCATCCTGCAACCGGCGGTTCCGGCATGGCGGTATGTTCGGGAGACATGCTGCTCGAAGCTCTTGTTGCATGTGCCGGCGTTACTCTAAATGCCGTATCCACAGCCATTGATTGTCCGCTGAAAGACGCCACCATTTCGGCTGAGGGAGACCTGGATTTTCGGGGCACTTTGGGAGTCTCCAAAGAAGCGCCGGTTGGTTTTAAAGAAATCCGGCTCCATTTTGATTTGAAAACGGAGGCTTCCGACGACCAAATTGAAACCCTCCTGAAACTGACCGAACGCTATTGTGTTGTTTATCAAACCTTGGTTTCAAAACCGTCAATTACCATCAATCACAGTAAATAG